The Phragmites australis chromosome 13, lpPhrAust1.1, whole genome shotgun sequence DNA window ACGCAGCGAGAGATCGCCGGCCTTGAAGTCGGCGGCTCTGCCTCGGCGGGGGCGCGGCACACAGGGAGGGACCGGCTGTACATGTGTTGTACGCTCGAGGCAGGGATGGAGAAACGGCGCTAGTGTGCTGTGGTGCAGCACGGCAGCGGAACTTGGGGGAAGAAGGGGCCGAGTTGCCGGCAGCACTCGTGCTCGCGCCTCGCGGGTGGACGTGGAGGCTGGAAATGGACCGTGCGACGTGGGGCCGTGGGAGTAGCGAGACGCGGAGGCACGGTGGGGCTTGTCGGGCCTACCTCTTTGCTGAGGAACCAGGTCTGGCTCGGCTGCTATGGATTGGCGGGGAGGCGATCTATggatttattttaattgaactCGATCAActaattatttattttgattaaaTAATAATGATTTGTTAGTTAATCAGGTTATACTAACGTGtattcataaatatttattgGTATTCCACGCCTATCCATATCTAGCAGTCCAGTATTGCTGGAATTGAAAGATGGCGCGAAAGCCCAAACGATTAGTTGGGCTCCTTAATTGGACAGAACCAAGATGGGCGTCAGCGGATGACCTACAGATTACTTAGTGCGAAAGCCCAAACGATTACCACCGCCTTGATTAAAGCTCGTCAAGTAGCTGCTGCTGTTTGAAAGGTGAGCGACCGCTTGTGCTCAGACAAAAGATCGTCGTATCAAAGCCATGAGTACGGAACCGAAAGAACATGGTTAGCATAACATGGAACAGAGAAGTGAGAACACGCCAAACACGGATTGTTCATCAGTAAAAGGATCAGACACAGAACAGCACGATTCCAAAAGAAATGAATATAGCATAACCATTGCTTCTTGTTCCAATATCAATTTCCATAAACATCAATCGCAGTTTTGTCGAAATGCGCCCTGAGGAACTTAGCAAAGCTAGTTGAATTTTACATAtatatgcaaaagcaaatttGCCGTTTCTGTAAACAACTGAATCCATTTTTTCAGGCTTATGTACACGAGCACCTATTATACGCGGATACTTAAACAGCGACCGCCGCGCTGAGCTTTTTTCGTCAAGCGCCAGGTTATCACTGGCAGAAGCTAATCACCGTTGTTGTCGACGGCCTAAGACAATGCTGCGATTGCTCATGCGCTGCTCTTCATGCCATCAGCTGCATTGCCAGAGAAAGCCCAGTGAGGCTTGGCCAGAGTGCGCTTCAGAGCCTTCACTGACAGTGGGCTCCCCTTGCCCTGTTCATCAATCAGTAAACCAGCAGTTAGAATCAGACAAAATTTATATTGCTTAACATGGTTTCGTCATCACACACGTTAAGGAAAACAGGATGAAATGGTAAGCGCATTTACCGTGAGGCAGGTTCCCTgcttgacattgcagacgggGTAGTCATGAGGGCAGCAGCTGTAGTGATCGTCGCAGCAGGTGGCGCCCTCGAGCGGGCAGCAGCCCCACGCGAAGCAGTACTTGCCGTACTCGTAGATGCAGCAGCAGGTGGTGCTCTCCGCGCACGAGTAGTAGTTGTCGCAGACGGTCGGCGATGGGGTGGGGGACGGCGGCGTCGGGCCGGGCTTCGGCGGGTTCGCGCCCTTCTTGAGGGGGTACGACGGCTCGACGGCGATGCCACATTTGCCGCTGGACGCCTTGATGTTGCGCTCCATGCGGACGTAGCCGGACTCGCCCCAGCTGCTGCCCCACGAGTTCTTCACGATCCAGTAGTCCTTGCCGTTCTCCGTGCCATAGCCAACGGCTGTGACACCGTGATCCAGAGCTGTTCCGCAGGTTCCAGTGAAGATACCCTGGGAGATCAGGGAATGATAATCAGCACATGGCACATGTATCATGGAAATGGCATTAACAACAGTAAATCATGAGACAAAAAGGGTCTTTGAGGCCAATGCAATTGTTTGAAAATGCCAGTTTCACTTTATGACAAAGAAAGACATTTTCAGAATCTTCTGTTCAACTTTGCCGATTTCCAGCGGAAGTGGATAGTAGCTCACACCACTTCCTCCACCATCATACTTACAGTAACACATCAAAATTGCGAGGACAATTAAAAATGCTTCAAAGAGGGGACGGCGAGCAACAAAGGAACATGATTTAAGCGAAGTGGCGGGGCACTGAAGAACTGTAATGTATTGCAAATATTGCTTGTCTGGAGTCTGAACTCTGGATGGTACTATCAAACAGGGTATTTAACTATTTGccatttttatcataattgtCGCAGTAGCTGCGACTTGCAAATTGGTGAAAGCAGAATCATTCCTTCTAGTGAAAAAATCCTGGCTAAAGCGACACGAAGGAGACAATTTTAAAGCAATTAGGTGACCCAACCTAACATGTGCATATCTTTTGTTTAAGGCAGATGGGTCCAGGCAGATGCTCCTAGTTTCTTTCTCCATCAGGGAGATATCACTATACCAGTAACCTACTGCaataaacaagaaaatttcattTCTGAATCAGCAAGGTTGGTGATAATTACCGAGCTATATAATTGAAATGCTCTGCCAGCAGCCTCAATTGCAACACTGATGGGCTGGTTTGCGACCGCCTTCTGCAGATTCTTCTCACTGTTCGGTGTTACATCTTCGTAGCTGTCAATTGTAACAACCTTCGCGTTTTTCTGAAATTAAACCAACACAGAAACAACAGTAAATAAAAATGATGCTGGTTCCAAAAAACTCAAGAGAACTAAGAAGGGAAAAATACCTTGTTGACATCGCAACGTTTGTCCAAACCCTTGTAAGGGTAATCAGCCTCGGTGTCGATTCCACCATTCTTAATGATGAACTCAAATGCGTAGTCCATCAGACCTCCATTGCACCCCTGGTTGTATGATGTGTCACAGTCGACAAGCTCCTGCTCAGACAACGAGATTATATCGCCTGTAACAATCTGGTTGATGCCTTCCACGGCTGCTATCGCTGAGAAAGCCCAGCAACTCCCTGGAAGCGAGAAACAAAGATAAGATTTCAATACCATTGTTTTATACTACTAATCAATTAAAAATGCAGACCCTCGCTAAATGCAGTCAAGAACGATACAAGGAATaaaatgcccccccccccccaattcaGACATATAATGAAGCTAAATGAACATTAAGGGACCAGATTTCCGCTGGTGATGAATAAGAATGCGGAGGGAGACAGGTGACCAATAGGAACATGAAACGGTCACAAGAGACGCGATGAACGTCGTTTCCAAGAGCTCTGGAATCATGCACTGAGCGGAACCGGCTTCTCTGACGGGAGGAAGGAAAAGTCACCGATGAACAGTGTATGAACAGTATTGTAAGAGATTAGGCTTCCGCTTCtctgttttgttttcttttctgaaaaacAGTGTTTTTAGCTGTATGAAAAGGTTGTTGgtttctataataaatttttagctttttagcacctagcttaaaaaaatatcttttaGCGAACTTCTCAGGTTTAGTTTATATTACTTAGAAACAAGTTTCTAGCTTATTTAGAAACTTAGAAACTTTTCTCTAGaactttatttattctaacttCTAGCAGCAATAGAAGCAAAAACAGCAGAAACAGAAACAGAACCAGAAAAAGTAGAgtttaaaattattttgcaATGAAACACTACGTTATGTTTACTGTTCATGAAACTACTATTATAAATTTACATTACGCTAGTGCTGTAGTATTATTGTAGCGCTACCGCTCTTTTTCCAACCAACGGGGAAAACGGAGCAAAGTCATGAATACTGTTCACACCGTTTGCTTCCTCAAATCAGAGGCGCCAGTTCGCAGTGAGCCCGTCCATAAGAGAACAGGTACTAATTGGTCCACCAGCTTTATCAACGTGACAGTCAAACAGTGAGGCACTAATTGTAtaagatttttttctctattgcTCCTTCCAGCAAGGTCATTCAAGGTTGGAGCTCACAAGGAGCAAGGTACGGTGATGTCCATGTTCGATGAACCTACTTCCACAGTATCTATCTCCTTTTTGTACAAAACCAAGAAGGTCAAATGCACCGGtctctccttcttccttccGTATTGGTACATCATTCAGTTATATTTTTGACACAACACCGAGTTATGTTAAATCGGGCAAAAAAATAGgtaaataagaatgaaattagTTAGATAGCGTTTGCAGGTTTTACAGATTGATAACCATCCGACAAATTAGCTTTAGAGTGGATACAAACTAGTGCCTAAAAATAGAATAGTTTGATTTTAAGGGATTGTTTTGGGCGTGTCTCTATACTTCGAGTTTAGAAGCATGCTAGATCTATGCGCATGCCCCCTTTGCATGCAACATCCGTTTTTTGGGGAAAATATTCTGCATCCATATTGACGGGTGACTAACTGCATAAGCTTGCCGTTGACATGCGGGTAGAAAATCTCGTACTTTCTGTTCATGGGCATACTAAAACTACTGCAAGTTACGAATTATCTCCACGATTTTCGCTAACCGAGGATCAATTAAACAAGAAAAAATCTCTTGTTTATAATGGATTATTCAAAGGGATTAAATTGATGATTACCGCAGCTGCCCTGGTCCTTGACCTCTGCGACGGCGCCCTTCTTCCTCCAGTCGACGGACTCCGGCAGCGCCTCGTTGTCATCGGCGTGGTACCTCGCGCTGaccttcctctccctctgcgGTGTGGGCCTGACGCCGAGGTAGGTGGCGCGGTACTCCTCGTTGGTGAGGTCGGCGAAGCGGTTGAGGCCGAGGCGGAAGGAGTGGACGcccgcgtcggcggcggcgttgTGGGCGTCGATGTAGCGGAGGTTGTCCTTGAACACCTGGTACCTGCGCTCCTCCTCGCCGACGGCGTTGTAGGCCTTCCCGTGGCGCGCCATCCACTCGGCGTACACCCGCCGCGTCTCCTCCTCGCTCCTCTCCCCGTACGACACGATCGACATGTCCGCCGCGGCCGCTAGAgaaaccagcagcagcagcagcagcgccgccgccgccgcgagcgACGTGGAGCTCCTCATCTGCGCAGCTACCTACCACTCTACGATAAGGCTAGGAAGACgaagagaggagaagggagTGAAGTCGATAGAGGTGGAGGCCATGGCGGGGGTGTGCCGGTGTCGCTTTATACAAGTGGGGGCAGGGGAGTGGTGGGCCCAGATTCCGTGATCGCTTTgcctatttattttattttcgacTGGGTCTGTATGATGATAAAagtctaaaaatagataatatattttatagtatttattaaatagataaaatattaatatatttataaatttaacatatatattcgacacctcatatACTAAAAATTCAATTTCAACACATGAGACACCGAAAAACCATGATCCATCGGTTGCCGAAAACAGCATCCCAGTGATGTGGCGATCACGAAGAAAGAAGGTAGAACCGGTTGTAAGTGTttgtttatgtttttatttaactcttaattttatttgagagtataaaagattttaaaaaaattctaaatatttttattagtgaattagagctcactagcaacccgttttaattagtttaatccaGAAAGTcagagccaatatttaattaaattctctaaataagcatccttttataaattctagcaatttttaatgccccaaataaattcctaaaaatctagaaaaattcactaatattcttctcatgtgatgtactaatttaaaaaatatttacaacccTAAGTTAATAGgtgaaaaatgagttcctttgtaatgctacatttatatgcaattttattatttcatgtggtattatctttttaatttaatttaaataaaaaaattcaaacatgcacaaactttggttctcatattaattCAAACATGCTACCTTTAATATGTTGCTAGCACCAAGCTGAAAATATCGGCCAACGTCTCAGATTAATATTTGCCTCTTCTTGCTATTCTCTATGCTTCATTTCTTTCTTGGTTTTTTCTTCCTAGTGTGAGAAATAGAATCCATATCTGCATACTCCTTACCTGtttgtttaaattttagatatattatttactatatttaattgataaatattaaaacttgTCATATCACTACCAGCTTTCAAAAGataaatgtaaatatatattcataATTCATAGGCTATATGCTTCTTAAGTGTGTGACTTTACCATCTTATTAGTAGTTATCAACCTCTCATTtatcatatgagaagaatattagtgaattgttAATTTTTTAGGTTCTATGCATCAATGTGAATGTTTGAATTTtgttattcaaattgaattaaaaagataataccacatgaaaagataaaaatacatataaatggagcactacaaaagaacttattttttcaccaaataacctagggttgtaaaaaaaattctaaattagtacatcacatgcatgagaagaatattaatgcatttctctatatttttaggattttatttgaggcattaaaaattactgGAATTAATAAAAGTAGGCTTTTTCGGAGAGTTTTAATTAAATACTggctcaagtttttttttatcaaagcaaTTAAAACGGGTTGTTAGTGAGCTttaatttactcataaaaatatttagaatttttgaactaCTTTTGTACTCTGAATAAAATCGAGCGACACATCACTAACTGGCTATATTTGGTAGCTCAGGTGTTGAAAACTGTCAAGTCCACGGTTTTTTTGTCTCGCATGCCGAAATTAGGTTTTCGGTAcgtgaggtgccgaatacagatgttaaatacgataatatattatttattttgataaatatggtgcggtatgttatctatttttggagttttgccttttttttccttttgattttTATTGTTTCCGAGGTCGTGGAGGTGAACAGGTTAGATTATCGGATTGAAGGTGAGTAATAATTTTTCACTTTCTTTGCGGGGGCGACCAATAACTTCTCTTGGCGTGTTCTAGTGAAATGCGTTTATTAGCTCAGTCCAAATGCTAATGAGCGGTTAGCCGGTTAGTTTATTTGGAGAAGAGGGGACTGTCGTGTGAATGGAGACTTGAGAAGGGGGTGACGAGGAGCTAACGTGGAGGTGGATGATTTGACTGGGATGAAAAAAAGTTCAACTGTTATTTAATCCGTTCATGGTTGAGCTGCCTCCCtagtttaaataattataattaaaaaaattaagtagatattattaaaaaatatttatattaaaaaatatcatcgaCTATGATAATAACGTTTGAGCTTTGTAACCATATGTTATAGACACTAATAGTACTTTTATCTTAGATGATCTTTATGATGATGTTTTTAAATTCACCTTTAATAATTAGTCACTGAGCGGATAGAGCAGAGGTAAGGGAAGCCAGGGCTtacttttctcttcttttcctttggtTCGTTTTcctattcttttcctttctcttaaaaaaataaagagggTTTATTGGCTCAAGTCCCCACGGTAGATCCATCCCTGTACAGAACAAAGAAGGAGAAAGAGGGACGATCACTGGGTGGATTAGCTGTGCGATTTCTTTAATCACGAAGCGTTACAGTTCCGTATCGGAGTATACTGCGTATACGCGGTCACGGTaaatttgggattttagacaacagacaccgacgtatttgagaaaatagacaacatgttgacgtatttacaaatttagcatccgtattcgaaACCTCAAACGccaaaaactgactttcggtaactcagaatccgaaaaTAGCCTGGCCCCACAATTTTCgacaactcagttgccgaatacgacactgttcaccgtattcagcaactcagttgccgaaaacaGTTGCCAAaacagttgccgaatacggcctctgCATGCGCCGGCGCCCGGAAGGTACAGGAAAGAAGCTAGTAAGCAAAAGGGTATAAAaatgcatgttttttatttaattcacaatttttttaaaaatacaaaaatagtctaaaaattttaaatattttcatgatcaaacttagagatcaccagcaacccattttaattagtttggtccaaaaagtctgagccaatatttaattagaattctccaaataaatcaacttttataaattctagcaatatttaatgcctcaaataatttctaaaaaatctagaaaaattcactaatattgttataatgtgatatactaatttataaaaatattttcatccctatattatttggtgtaaaagtgattttttttaatgcttcgtttatatgcatttttatcatttcatgtgatattctctttttaattcaatttgaataaaaataatgcaacatgcacaaaattttggttctcatattaatattaagcctttgtaatgctccatgtatatatattttttatcatttcatgtcatattattcaaattaaattaaaaagataatatggcatgaactaataaaaaatatatatacatggagcattacaaaggcttaatattaatatgagaaccaaaattttgtgcatgttgcattatttttattcaaattgaattgaaaagagaatatcacatgaaatgataaaaatgcatataaacgaagcattacaaaggaactcacttttacaccaaataacatagggatggaaatatttttataaattagtatatcacattataacgatattagtgaatttttctagattttttagaaattatttgaggcatgaaatattgctagaatttataaaagttgatttatttggagaattctaattaaatattggctcagactttttggaccaaactaattaaaatgggttgctggtgatctctagtttgatcacgaaaatatttagaatttttggactatttttgtattttcaaaaaaaatcatgaattaaataaaaaacatgcatttttatacacttttgcttgctagcttctttcTTGTACCTTCCGGGCGCCGGCTCATGCAGAGGCcgtgagttgccgaatacggtactgtaaacagtgttttcggcaactgagttaccgaatatggtgaacagtgtcgtattcggcaactgagttgttGAAAATTGTGGGGCCGggctgttttcggattctgagttatcgaaagtcagttttcggcgtttgaggttccgaatacggatgctaaatttgtaaatacgctaatatgttgtctattttttcaAATACAGCGATGTttgttgtctaaaatcccaaaatagCACGTATACGTAGCAGTGGCTTGCAAACATGGAGCTGCTTCTTCTTGCTGCGAGGTCAGGCACTGACACGTCCCGCATGATCCTACAGCTGGCTACTTGAGATCGACGATGATTAGGAGGAAGGAATGGACGAGAAGGCGGCTAAGTGGGCGGAGGAG harbors:
- the LOC133888070 gene encoding oryzain alpha chain-like — its product is MRSSTSLAAAAALLLLLLVSLAAAADMSIVSYGERSEEETRRVYAEWMARHGKAYNAVGEEERRYQVFKDNLRYIDAHNAAADAGVHSFRLGLNRFADLTNEEYRATYLGVRPTPQRERKVSARYHADDNEALPESVDWRKKGAVAEVKDQGSCGSCWAFSAIAAVEGINQIVTGDIISLSEQELVDCDTSYNQGCNGGLMDYAFEFIIKNGGIDTEADYPYKGLDKRCDVNKKNAKVVTIDSYEDVTPNSEKNLQKAVANQPISVAIEAAGRAFQLYSSGIFTGTCGTALDHGVTAVGYGTENGKDYWIVKNSWGSSWGESGYVRMERNIKASSGKCGIAVEPSYPLKKGANPPKPGPTPPSPTPSPTVCDNYYSCAESTTCCCIYEYGKYCFAWGCCPLEGATCCDDHYSCCPHDYPVCNVKQGTCLTGKGSPLSVKALKRTLAKPHWAFSGNAADGMKSSA